In the Arachis stenosperma cultivar V10309 chromosome 8, arast.V10309.gnm1.PFL2, whole genome shotgun sequence genome, gtaatatataaataatttaaaattaaaaaataacaatctaAACAAAACAACCTAAGCAAAtaacttaaatttaaaaagtaacaacctaaacaaataataatttataatttatagataaaatttaaaaaatttctagTAACGACACCTAAGCAAAtcacttaaaatttaaaaattaacaacttgagtaaataacttaaaatttaaaaagtaacaatctaaacaaataataatttataatttataaatataattctaaaaatttctaGTGACCTAAGCAAATAAATTCCTAAACTCAACGTATGAGCATCACGTTAGCATATTATAAGAGCTCTCTATttgtattattataaataaattaattaattaaaatttaaaaaataaccacCTAagtaaaataacttaaaatctaaaaaataacaacttaagcaaataacttaaatttaaaaaataacaactatgcaaataataatttataatttataattaaaattttaaaaatttctagtGACGACAGCtaagtaaataattatttcaataatattaaaaactaaatagaAAATAATCTTTTAGTTTAGTTCTTTTAGTCTAGTAATCTAACAACAcactttgttctttatttttaaactatagTTAATTGAtgtctaaaaataataaattttgatgatcCTCTATGAttttatatacatttttttctgtatattttatattttaacatgtatTATATACGAATGATTATTTGATAGTTTTTTTATATACACGTAGTAGTATGACCGAATGTAAACAGGAAAAGGTTATGTTAATTTTGAACAATATagaattaaaatcaaaatcattATTGAGTAGGGTGTAAATTTTTTCTAGAGTAGGTTTGTTTCACAAAATAAGTACATTTTCATATTTTACGTACTTGCTTAATAAGTAATAATCACACAAGGTCTGAAAATAAACCTctcctaataataataaattaataatcaaaCTGTCGGGAACTTCACTATTTTTTTGAAGTCTTTACATACTCCTTTATATTTGTATGATGTCAATCGAATTTTTACTCTAAACATATtattaaattcttattttaattttatttgttatcttatctttttcttttaaaaacaaaatttattatatttatctttttctaaCAGATTAATTCTGgttgttttagtttattttaaatttaaaattcaaaatcaaattagtaTAAATAGATAGCCTATGTGAGAAACAACACGAGCGTAGctagaaaagaagaaagagacaTACACATGGGTGGTGCAAATACTACTAGTTCTCTTCTTGtgtttgtttttgttgttgTGAATGCAGCAGTGTTTTGCAATGGAGGCAAGACAAGCACATTCACCAGAAAGCCAGAGAAAACAGTGGAAATGCCTCTTGATAGTGACGTGTTTGTAGCCCCTGCTGGCTATAATGCTCCTCAGCAGGTACCTTTAAATTTGGCGAGGTTCATATAATTGAATATTTGTGATAACCTGAAGTGTGTATTTGATAGGTTCATATAACACAAGGTGATGATGAGGGGAAGGCAGTGATAGTGTCATGGGTGACGGTGAATGAACCTGGAAAGAGTGAAGTGCATTATTGGAGGGAGGGATCCCGACACAGCAAGAAGAAGGTGGCGAAGGGACACCGTGTTACATATAGGTTCTTCAATTACTCTTCTAGCTTCATTCATCACTGCACCCTAAAAGACTTGGAATTTGACTCAAAATACTATTATGAGGTTGGAATTGGACACACAAAGAGGCAGTTTTGGTTCATGACCCCTCCTGAAATTCACCCAGATGTGCCCTACACATTTGGTCTAATAGGGGATTTGGGTCAAACATATGATTCAAACAAGACACTTACTCACTATGAATCAAACCCGAAGAAAGGGCAAGCTGTTCTGTTTGTTGGAGATTTGTCTTATGCAGATGACCACCCGAATCATGATAATAATAGGTGGGACTCATGGGCCAGGTTTGTAGAAAGAAGTGTTGCTTATCAACCTTGGATTTGGACTGCAGGCAACCATGAAATTGACTTTGTCCCTGAAATTGTAAGCTATTTGCACATTTTTGTTTGGGATTTGTTATGACACTCCAATTGATCATGTTTTCAAATTTCAGGGGGAAAGTGTACCTCACAAGCCTTTCACACGCCGTTACCCTGTCCCTTACAAAGCTTCAGGAAGCTCTGCGCCCTTTTGGTATTCTATCAAGAGAGCTTCAGCACACATCATAGTCTTATCTTCATATTCAGCATGTGGTACGTAACAttcattcattttattttcttcataTAATCCATTCAATGTTTAACTTTTTTATACATATCAATATAGGTAAATACACCCCTCAATATATATGGCTTAAGGCAGAGCTAGCAAAAGTTGATAGGACCAAGACTCCATGGTTGATTGTTCTTCTGCACACACCTTGGTATAACACCTACGACTATCATTATCTGGAAGGAGAAACCATGAGGGTTGTGTTTGAGCCATGGTTTGTCAAGTACAAGGTTGATGTCGTCTTTGCTGGTCATGTCCATGCCTATGAACGATCTGTAAGTGCTAAAGTCCAAATGAGAAAGTTGATG is a window encoding:
- the LOC130945046 gene encoding purple acid phosphatase-like: MPLDSDVFVAPAGYNAPQQVHITQGDDEGKAVIVSWVTVNEPGKSEVHYWREGSRHSKKKVAKGHRVTYRFFNYSSSFIHHCTLKDLEFDSKYYYEVGIGHTKRQFWFMTPPEIHPDVPYTFGLIGDLGQTYDSNKTLTHYESNPKKGQAVLFVGDLSYADDHPNHDNNRWDSWARFVERSVAYQPWIWTAGNHEIDFVPEIGESVPHKPFTRRYPVPYKASGSSAPFWYSIKRASAHIIVLSSYSACGKYTPQYIWLKAELAKVDRTKTPWLIVLLHTPWYNTYDYHYLEGETMRVVFEPWFVKYKVDVVFAGHVHAYERSERISNIVKGHWGPVKDQSAPVYITIGDGGNIEGLANKMIEPQPEYSAFREASFGHAIFDIKNRTHAHYSWHRNEDQYSVEADSMWFFNRYWHPIDDSTTSQNH